One Corynebacterium matruchotii genomic window, ACGATATGGAGGAGGCAATTTGGTAAGAACCAGGAAAACATCGCCAAGCAAAAGCTAGAATAGCATGTATGTATACTCCGCAAACGATTGGGACACCACTCACCCAGGGGGCCCTGCGCGTCATGCTATTAGGGTCGGGGGAGCTGGGGAAAGAGGTGGCAATAGCCTTTCAACGACTTGGCGTCGAAGTGCATGCAGTCGACCGATACGAAAACGCCCCCGCCCACCAAGTCGCCCACTTCGCCTATAAAGTTGACCTGACCGACGGAAAAGCCGTTGCGGAGCTTGTGGACTATATTGACCCACATTTCATCGTGCCCGAAATCGAAGAAATCGCCACCGCTACCCTGGTGGAATTAGAAGATTCCGGGCGCACCGTCGTCCCCACCGCCCGAGCCACCCGACTCACAATGAATCGCCAACGCATTCGAAAACTAGCGGCCGTGGAACTGGGATTGCCCGTCGCTGCCTACTGGTTTGCCGACGATTTTGACGATTTCCGGGCCGCTATCCGCCACGCGGGTTTCCCCTGCATAGTCAAACCCATTATGAGCACCTCTGGTAGAGGACAAACCGTAGTCCGCAGCGAAGACGACGTGCTACTGGCCTGGGAAACCGCCCAAACCGGGGGTCGACCCGAACGAGTAATCGTCGAACGCTTTATCGACTTCGACTTCGAAATCACCCTTCTGGTGGTGCGCTCCATTGATCCCACCACCGGCGAACTCGCCACCTGGTTCTGCGAACCCATCGGCCACCGCCAAGACGCCAGCGGCTATGTGGAATCCTGGCAGCCCATGCCGCTCTCACCCGCTGCCCTCGACTCGGCTAGGTCCATCGCCGCCCGCATCACCAATGCCCTCGGCGGCCGCGGCGTATTCGGCGTGGAACTCTTTATCTCCGGGGACGAAGTGTATTTCTCCGAAGTATCCCCCCACCCCCACGACACCGGCATGGTGACATTAAGCACCCAACGGGTCGACGAATTCGCCCTCCATGCGCGGGCAATCCTCGGGCTTCCCATCGACGTGACTTGCATTTCCCCCGGCGCCTCGGCGGTCATCCATGGTGGCACCGACGCGACCGGCCCCCACTACAGCGGGTTGGCGTCGGCGCTTGCGGTGCCGGAAACCGACGTGCGGCTCTTCGGCAAGCCCGAATCGTTCGCCATGCGACGTATGGGGGTGGCGATCTCGACGGCGGAAGACGTGGTCACCGCCCGGAAGCGGGCCACCGAAGCGGCCAGCTATGTGCACGTGTCCGGCCGGCCTGTAGACCGATCCGTCCCCTCCTAGTCGTGGCTTTGGTGGCGGGCGTGGACCACCATGTCCTCCCACTCCACAATCTTCTTCCGCTCCCGGCCCTCGGGGGCGCCCAACTCCCGCTCCGCATTATCCAGGCGATGCCACCCCGCCCACGTGGTGTAGTCCACATCGTGGTCGGTGAGGTAGGTGATGATATCCGATGGGTCGGGGTGTAGCGGTTCCGGCAGGTTGCCGGCATCATAGTCGGCCAGGAGCATTTCGATCGTTTCCTTGGCGTCGGATTTGGTGTTGCCGATGAGCCCGACCGGGCCGCGCTTGATCCACCCGGTGGCATATAGGCCCGGGATGGGGTTGCCGGAGTCGTCGAGAACGTGGCCGCCGTCATTGGGTATAACGGCCTTGGCTTGGTCGAATGGGACCTCTGGGACTGGATCCGACCGGTAGCCCACGGCCCGGTATACCGCCTGGACTGGCCACTCGGTGAATTTGCCGGTGCCGGTGACATTGCCGGTGCCATCTAACTCCATGCGTTCGGTGCGGAGCCCAACAACGTTGCCGTCTTCGCCCAGGATTTCGACCGGGCTTTCTAAGAAGTG contains:
- the purT gene encoding formate-dependent phosphoribosylglycinamide formyltransferase, producing the protein MYTPQTIGTPLTQGALRVMLLGSGELGKEVAIAFQRLGVEVHAVDRYENAPAHQVAHFAYKVDLTDGKAVAELVDYIDPHFIVPEIEEIATATLVELEDSGRTVVPTARATRLTMNRQRIRKLAAVELGLPVAAYWFADDFDDFRAAIRHAGFPCIVKPIMSTSGRGQTVVRSEDDVLLAWETAQTGGRPERVIVERFIDFDFEITLLVVRSIDPTTGELATWFCEPIGHRQDASGYVESWQPMPLSPAALDSARSIAARITNALGGRGVFGVELFISGDEVYFSEVSPHPHDTGMVTLSTQRVDEFALHARAILGLPIDVTCISPGASAVIHGGTDATGPHYSGLASALAVPETDVRLFGKPESFAMRRMGVAISTAEDVVTARKRATEAASYVHVSGRPVDRSVPS